The following coding sequences are from one Pontibacillus halophilus JSM 076056 = DSM 19796 window:
- a CDS encoding GrpB family protein, whose product MERMSSVGNKRKVEVYAYQEEWKQKFHEEAAQIRGALGEQVVAIHHIGSTSIPGLAGKPIIDLLPVVRKIEEVDARVASMKELGYVARGEYGLPGRRFFLKGDEERRTHHVHIYEEGSAEITRHLAFRDYIAAHPTIQHDYSTLKRQLAEKYPYDMDGYIRGKHEFVQQVEKEALVWRDLAK is encoded by the coding sequence ATGGAAAGAATGTCTAGTGTAGGTAACAAGAGAAAGGTAGAAGTATACGCTTATCAGGAAGAATGGAAGCAGAAGTTCCATGAAGAAGCCGCGCAGATAAGGGGCGCGCTCGGCGAGCAGGTAGTAGCCATCCATCATATTGGCAGTACGTCTATCCCTGGCTTAGCCGGAAAGCCAATTATCGATCTTCTCCCAGTCGTTAGAAAGATAGAAGAAGTGGACGCGCGAGTCGCTTCAATGAAGGAACTTGGCTACGTGGCAAGAGGGGAATACGGACTTCCTGGACGACGCTTCTTTCTAAAAGGGGATGAAGAAAGACGAACCCATCATGTTCACATCTACGAAGAAGGAAGCGCTGAAATCACAAGACATTTAGCCTTCCGCGATTACATCGCAGCGCATCCTACCATCCAACATGACTACTCAACATTAAAGCGACAGCTAGCCGAGAAATATCCTTATGATATGGATGGTTACATAAGAGGGAAGCACGAATTCGTTCAACAAGTAGAGAAGGAAGCATTAGTTTGGCGTGACTTAGCGAAGTAA